A region of Candidatus Liberibacter africanus PTSAPSY DNA encodes the following proteins:
- the lnt gene encoding apolipoprotein N-acyltransferase, giving the protein MGNIAGKVMLLSGIRRYFLAILAGVIGSFSMLPSDLFFASFVSFTLLIWLLDGISSTQGMKRLGSSFFLGWLFGVGYFLIGFCWIREGIIEKINPLLSFLRGGMFFMIIPFILAIFYGLATSIASLLWSTGVGRICIFACAVGFCEWLRSYLGMGVWNAIGYAAMPIPVMMQSVHWIGLFGMNALSVFCFASPALFGTCKDVKIGMALSSILLISHVTYGFWRLTGDTESSLNFEKTSPVIRVVQPGINSEIKEDYANILERYLSITALPVSVGEVEPSIIIWAGLPFPFSIVDQPDILKRVSGVLKKKQLLIFGSMHRELLNGKGYFHKSVYVIDSKGKILATSNAKHLIPFSESLPYRNIFKKLHYDVSMFPFNVSSYDESSLLRVSEELILSPLFFSDVLFYQDVDNELETAHAILNVTDHSGFINDNSFRYAQVRAVEIGLPLIRVTNNGVSAFLDEKGRIISSMHFDRSGSIDMQFQPKVRNSLYSKFQIVSFWIIEFVLLIVSVIAWI; this is encoded by the coding sequence TTGGGTAATATAGCTGGAAAGGTGATGCTTTTATCGGGAATAAGGCGATATTTTCTTGCAATATTAGCTGGTGTTATAGGAAGTTTTTCTATGCTACCAAGCGATTTATTTTTTGCTTCTTTTGTATCTTTTACATTGTTAATATGGTTGTTAGATGGAATTTCGTCGACCCAAGGCATGAAAAGACTTGGGTCGTCTTTTTTTTTAGGATGGCTATTTGGTGTCGGATATTTTTTAATAGGATTCTGCTGGATAAGAGAAGGCATAATAGAGAAGATCAATCCCTTACTCTCTTTTTTGAGGGGAGGGATGTTTTTTATGATTATTCCTTTTATTCTAGCTATATTTTATGGACTGGCTACTTCTATAGCGTCGTTATTATGGTCTACAGGTGTGGGACGTATATGCATTTTTGCATGCGCTGTTGGATTTTGTGAATGGTTACGTAGTTACCTTGGGATGGGAGTATGGAATGCTATAGGATATGCTGCCATGCCTATACCTGTAATGATGCAGTCTGTGCATTGGATAGGGTTGTTTGGAATGAATGCATTGAGCGTTTTTTGTTTTGCATCTCCTGCATTATTTGGGACATGTAAGGATGTAAAAATAGGGATGGCTCTATCTAGTATTCTTTTGATTTCGCATGTCACATATGGCTTTTGGAGATTAACAGGAGATACGGAATCCTCGTTGAATTTTGAAAAAACATCTCCAGTTATACGCGTAGTACAGCCTGGCATCAATTCGGAAATAAAAGAGGATTATGCAAATATTTTAGAGCGATATTTATCTATAACAGCATTGCCAGTATCTGTAGGAGAAGTCGAGCCCTCTATTATTATTTGGGCAGGATTGCCTTTCCCTTTCTCAATTGTAGATCAACCAGATATACTAAAGCGTGTATCAGGTGTTCTTAAGAAAAAACAATTGTTGATTTTCGGTTCTATGCACAGAGAATTGTTGAATGGAAAAGGTTATTTTCATAAATCAGTTTATGTTATAGACAGCAAAGGTAAAATTTTAGCCACTTCAAATGCAAAACACTTAATCCCGTTTTCTGAATCTTTGCCTTATAGAAATATTTTTAAGAAACTTCACTATGATGTTTCTATGTTTCCATTCAATGTTTCTTCTTATGACGAATCTTCGTTATTAAGAGTATCTGAAGAATTGATATTATCCCCGCTTTTCTTTTCAGATGTATTATTTTATCAAGACGTTGACAATGAATTAGAAACCGCTCATGCGATCCTAAACGTAACGGATCATTCTGGCTTTATAAATGATAATAGTTTTAGATATGCACAAGTTCGAGCTGTAGAAATTGGATTGCCATTAATTCGTGTTACGAACAATGGAGTTTCTGCTTTTCTTGATGAAAAAGGTCGAATTATCTCATCGATGCATTTTGATAGGAGTGGGTCTATTGACATGCAGTTCCAACCTAAAGTAAGAAATAGTCTATATTCTAAATTTCAAATAGTATCTTTTTGGATTATTGAATTCGTTTTACTAATTGTATCTGTTATAGCTTGGATATAA
- a CDS encoding helix-turn-helix domain-containing protein has translation MIGNKKHPNPVDISVGKRIRLRRMVLGMSQGKLGDSLGITFQQVQKYEKGVNRVCASRLLHISEVLKSPVTFFLGIESKTNSDTQSEENDVMDFIFSSDGLQLNRYFVKISDTKVRQKIIELVKSMVSSENECEHMTE, from the coding sequence ATGATTGGAAATAAAAAACACCCTAACCCGGTTGATATTAGTGTTGGTAAGCGCATTCGGTTGCGTAGGATGGTATTAGGAATGAGCCAAGGGAAGCTTGGTGATAGTTTGGGAATAACATTTCAGCAAGTACAAAAGTATGAAAAAGGCGTGAATCGGGTATGTGCTAGTCGTCTGTTGCATATTTCTGAAGTTTTGAAGAGCCCTGTTACTTTTTTCTTGGGCATCGAATCTAAGACTAATTCTGATACACAATCTGAAGAAAACGATGTTATGGACTTTATTTTTAGTTCTGATGGGCTGCAGTTGAATCGATATTTTGTTAAAATAAGCGATACTAAAGTTCGGCAAAAAATCATAGAATTAGTAAAATCTATGGTGTCATCAGAAAATGAATGTGAACATATGACAGAATAA
- the metK gene encoding methionine adenosyltransferase, translating into MSTDFLFTSESVSEGHPDKICDRISDEIVDFVYREAIENKVDVNSVRVACEVLVTKNRVIVAGEVRLPQSLLRADSVTGKYVVDKEKFEKVVRSVIRFIGYEQEGFHWETVEIEILLHPQSVEIASGVDHASDDYSNLGAGDQGIMFGYACRETVDFMPAPIYYAHRILRILADARKNDIGDISKLGPDSKSQITIRYVDNKVCEVKSIVLSTQHFDPTWDRDKVRSVVEPYIFKALEGIKISPDCNWYINPAGKFVIGGPCSDAGLTGRKIIVDTYGGAAPHGGGAFSGKDVTKVDRAAAYAARYLAKNIVAAGLADCCTIQLSYAIGISKPLSIFVNLHNSGKVSEVCVSNAISKVMDLSVSGIRDHLNLSRPIYAKTSSYGHFGRSTTQDGFFPWEELNLVKPLKQAIGF; encoded by the coding sequence ATGAGTACAGATTTTCTTTTTACAAGCGAGTCCGTTTCGGAGGGGCATCCTGATAAAATATGTGATCGTATATCTGATGAGATTGTAGATTTTGTATATCGTGAGGCTATCGAAAATAAAGTAGACGTAAATAGTGTCCGTGTTGCATGTGAAGTGCTTGTTACAAAAAATAGGGTAATAGTTGCAGGGGAGGTTCGTCTTCCTCAAAGTCTATTGAGAGCAGATTCTGTAACAGGTAAATATGTCGTAGATAAAGAAAAATTTGAAAAAGTTGTACGATCGGTCATTAGATTTATCGGGTATGAACAAGAAGGCTTCCACTGGGAAACAGTGGAAATAGAAATATTGTTGCATCCCCAATCCGTTGAGATTGCAAGCGGAGTAGATCATGCTAGTGACGATTATAGTAATTTAGGTGCTGGTGATCAGGGCATTATGTTCGGATATGCTTGTCGAGAAACAGTGGATTTTATGCCTGCGCCGATTTATTACGCTCATCGGATTCTTCGTATTCTCGCAGATGCTCGTAAGAATGATATTGGTGATATATCTAAGTTAGGCCCTGATTCTAAGAGTCAAATTACTATCCGGTATGTAGACAATAAGGTATGTGAGGTTAAATCAATTGTTTTATCTACACAACATTTTGATCCTACGTGGGATAGGGATAAGGTGCGTTCAGTCGTAGAGCCTTATATCTTTAAAGCTTTAGAGGGTATAAAAATATCTCCTGATTGTAATTGGTATATAAATCCTGCAGGGAAATTCGTTATAGGGGGGCCATGTAGTGATGCAGGTTTAACGGGTAGGAAAATTATTGTAGATACTTATGGGGGAGCTGCTCCGCATGGAGGGGGAGCTTTTTCTGGCAAGGATGTTACAAAGGTTGACCGTGCGGCTGCTTATGCAGCACGATACTTGGCTAAAAATATTGTTGCTGCGGGTTTAGCGGATTGTTGTACTATACAGCTTTCGTATGCCATCGGTATATCAAAACCATTATCAATTTTTGTTAATCTTCATAATTCTGGAAAGGTCAGTGAGGTTTGTGTTTCTAATGCAATTAGTAAAGTAATGGACCTTTCTGTTTCAGGGATACGAGATCATCTTAATCTCAGTCGTCCTATATACGCTAAAACCTCTTCTTATGGTCATTTTGGACGTAGCACAACTCAAGACGGTTTTTTCCCTTGGGAAGAATTAAATTTAGTCAAGCCTTTGAAACAAGCGATTGGTTTTTGA
- the der gene encoding ribosome biogenesis GTPase Der, with the protein MIYTIAIVGSPNVGKSTLFNRLIKKKMALVGNNPGITRDRLYGKAIINGFKFNVIDTAGIEDRKNHYISQKTNGQTEFAIDEANLVLFLIDSKKGVSPYDHSIANLLRKKNIPIIVVSNKMDTRISQEKFYDIYSFGFKNIVKISAEHDLGISELCSIILKVFANKYPNYQLNPAENDTKKTESITKGDNCSKPLRIAVIGRPNVGKSTLINRLLGYNRLITGSQSGITRDSVATSWNWKNHPIEIFDTAGMRKPSRITEQIEKKTVKKSMQSVRTCETTIVLLDANIPFEKQDLRIVDSVINTGHAAVLAFNKWDIVSNTVELLQDLREKSLKNLPQVGNIRINTISGYTGEGLDDLMENVLDINKLWKTHITTSRLNSWLEETQLQNPPPTIIHRYNRLKYITQIQSSPPSFLVFCNFPSKIPESYKRYLINKLRANFSLSGIPIRIRFQSSKNPYIKK; encoded by the coding sequence ATGATCTATACAATTGCCATTGTTGGATCTCCTAATGTAGGGAAATCAACACTTTTTAATCGACTTATTAAAAAGAAAATGGCTCTTGTTGGAAACAATCCCGGGATAACGCGTGATCGTTTGTATGGAAAAGCGATAATCAATGGATTTAAATTTAATGTTATCGACACTGCTGGAATAGAAGATAGAAAAAATCACTACATTTCCCAGAAAACTAATGGTCAAACAGAGTTTGCAATTGATGAAGCTAATTTAGTCCTTTTTTTAATCGATTCTAAAAAAGGCGTCTCTCCTTATGATCATAGCATAGCGAATTTGTTGCGCAAAAAGAATATTCCCATTATTGTAGTATCCAATAAGATGGACACACGTATCTCTCAAGAAAAATTTTATGATATCTATTCTTTTGGCTTTAAAAACATTGTAAAAATTTCTGCTGAGCATGATCTCGGAATATCCGAATTATGCAGTATTATTTTAAAAGTTTTTGCAAATAAGTATCCTAATTATCAGCTTAATCCTGCAGAAAATGATACAAAAAAAACCGAATCCATCACCAAAGGAGATAATTGTTCTAAACCTTTACGCATCGCAGTAATAGGAAGACCCAACGTTGGAAAATCAACTCTTATCAATCGATTGCTTGGATATAACCGCCTTATAACAGGATCTCAATCTGGGATTACCCGCGATTCAGTTGCCACAAGTTGGAATTGGAAAAATCACCCAATAGAAATATTCGATACAGCAGGAATGAGAAAACCATCCCGTATTACCGAACAAATCGAAAAAAAAACAGTAAAAAAAAGCATGCAGTCTGTACGAACTTGTGAAACAACAATTGTTCTTTTAGATGCTAACATACCTTTTGAAAAACAAGACTTGCGTATAGTTGATTCCGTTATTAATACAGGACATGCAGCTGTACTTGCTTTTAATAAATGGGATATAGTTAGTAATACAGTAGAACTATTACAAGATTTACGCGAAAAATCCTTAAAAAATTTACCACAAGTCGGCAATATTCGCATAAACACTATTTCTGGATATACAGGAGAAGGTCTCGATGATCTTATGGAAAATGTATTGGATATAAATAAATTATGGAAAACTCATATTACAACTAGCAGATTGAATTCTTGGTTGGAAGAAACCCAATTGCAAAATCCTCCTCCAACGATCATACATCGTTATAACCGTTTAAAATATATTACACAGATACAATCATCTCCTCCTTCTTTTCTGGTATTTTGTAATTTCCCCAGTAAAATACCCGAATCTTATAAAAGATATTTAATAAATAAATTACGTGCTAATTTTTCTTTATCAGGAATTCCAATTAGAATACGTTTTCAATCATCTAAAAATCCGTATATTAAAAAATAA
- the carA gene encoding glutamine-hydrolyzing carbamoyl-phosphate synthase small subunit, producing the protein MTVTIPWTIKKPTAVLVLQDGSVIEGMGCGATGSIQSEICFNTSFTGYQEILTDPSYLGQIVNFTFPHIGNVGVNEEDFESISEKNFKGAAGLIIKSEITDPSNYRSNMHFDAWLKSCGIIGLSGVDTRALTVWIRDNGVSNSVIAHHPDADFDLEALRERAKNWGGLKGSELAKHVTISQKRDWSENVWKWGKEACPLKSSDVKHHVVCIDYGIKRNILRILSSLNCRVTIMRADSSYEDIISLQPDGILLSNGPGDPVATSIYSTPIICKLVDSGIPIFGICLGHQLLGLALGAKTVKMYHGHHGVNHPVKNLMNGKVEIVSMNHGFAIDASTLPAGLEETHISLFDSSNCGLRFVDRPVFSVQYHPESSPGPQDSYYLFSSFLDFMCKKK; encoded by the coding sequence ATGACTGTAACAATTCCGTGGACAATTAAAAAACCTACTGCAGTTTTGGTTCTTCAAGATGGTAGTGTTATTGAAGGCATGGGATGTGGGGCAACAGGTTCTATTCAATCTGAAATTTGTTTCAATACATCTTTTACCGGATATCAGGAGATTTTAACAGATCCGTCTTATTTAGGGCAAATAGTTAATTTTACTTTCCCTCATATTGGGAACGTGGGCGTGAATGAGGAAGATTTCGAATCTATCTCTGAAAAGAATTTTAAGGGGGCGGCAGGTCTTATTATCAAATCTGAGATTACCGATCCCTCCAATTATCGTTCGAATATGCATTTTGATGCTTGGTTAAAATCTTGTGGAATTATTGGCTTATCGGGAGTAGATACAAGGGCTTTGACAGTTTGGATACGTGATAATGGGGTGTCTAATTCGGTTATTGCCCATCATCCAGATGCTGATTTTGATCTTGAAGCCCTTAGAGAGCGTGCGAAGAATTGGGGTGGTTTAAAAGGTTCTGAATTAGCAAAGCATGTTACAATATCTCAAAAAAGAGATTGGTCGGAAAATGTTTGGAAGTGGGGGAAAGAGGCTTGTCCCTTAAAATCAAGTGATGTTAAACATCATGTTGTTTGCATTGATTATGGTATTAAAAGAAATATCTTAAGAATTTTATCTTCCTTAAATTGTAGAGTGACGATAATGAGAGCAGATTCTTCATATGAAGATATTATATCTCTACAACCAGATGGAATTTTGCTTTCTAATGGCCCCGGAGATCCTGTCGCAACTTCTATTTATTCTACTCCTATTATTTGTAAGCTTGTAGATTCAGGGATACCTATTTTTGGAATATGTTTGGGGCATCAGTTATTGGGATTAGCTCTTGGCGCTAAAACTGTCAAAATGTATCATGGACATCATGGCGTAAATCATCCTGTAAAAAATCTTATGAATGGAAAAGTGGAAATAGTATCTATGAATCACGGTTTTGCAATAGATGCTAGTACCTTACCAGCGGGACTTGAAGAAACTCATATTTCTTTATTTGATAGTAGTAATTGTGGTTTGCGCTTTGTTGATCGCCCGGTTTTCTCTGTTCAATATCATCCTGAATCTTCTCCAGGTCCGCAAGATAGTTATTATCTTTTTTCTTCTTTTTTGGATTTTATGTGCAAGAAAAAATAA
- the aspS gene encoding aspartate--tRNA ligase: MHRYRTHTCGDLGVSDVGSFVRLSGWVHRVRPHGGIIFLDIRDHYGITQIVVNPDCSFFDIAKSVRSEWVLRIDGLVMARSEDTVNANIITGQIELFAREIEVLSVAEEVPLPVFGEREYPETIRFKYRFLDLRRDTLHKNIVKRSHIIASMRRRMTAESFIEYATPILTASSPEGARDFLVPSRVNKGRFYALPQAPQQYKQLLMASGFDRYFQIAPCFRDEDPRADRLPGEFYQLDVEMSFVEQEDILNTMENVVRGLFEEFSGENTLNNNFPRISYDDAIRKYGTDKPDLRNPIVMSNVTEYFVNSDFQMFSKMLSANPGYEVWAIPAKKAGKRAFCDRMNEWAKSQKQPGLAYIFWRLDENGNVRGAGPVAKNLNIEKTESMRVFLDMQDGDACFLIAGDPLKFRGFAADSRNYIAQELAIIDYNRFELCWIVNFPFYEWNEEEKKIDFAHNPFSMPQGGIEALKGDDLLSVKAFQYDLVCNGFEIASGGIRNHMFDTMIQAFSNVGISKETVESRFGGLYRAFQCGMPPHGGMAAGIDRIVMLLLKAESVRDVSLFPMNQSFCDLLMGSPSDATAKQLRELGLRIVEDPNKNLK; encoded by the coding sequence ATGCACCGTTATCGCACACATACCTGTGGGGATCTTGGGGTTTCTGATGTTGGCTCCTTTGTTCGTCTTTCGGGATGGGTACATCGTGTACGTCCCCACGGAGGGATTATTTTTCTAGATATTCGTGATCATTATGGTATTACGCAAATAGTCGTTAATCCGGATTGTTCTTTTTTTGATATTGCGAAATCTGTGCGTAGCGAATGGGTTTTACGTATTGATGGATTGGTTATGGCCAGAAGTGAAGATACCGTTAATGCTAATATTATAACTGGTCAGATAGAATTATTTGCAAGAGAAATAGAGGTTCTTTCTGTTGCAGAGGAAGTTCCTCTCCCGGTGTTTGGAGAGAGAGAATATCCTGAAACGATTCGTTTTAAATATCGTTTCCTTGATTTACGTCGAGATACTTTGCATAAGAATATTGTAAAGAGATCTCATATTATTGCGTCTATGCGACGTCGGATGACTGCAGAGAGCTTTATTGAGTATGCTACTCCTATTTTGACCGCATCCTCTCCAGAAGGGGCGAGAGATTTTCTTGTTCCGAGTAGAGTAAATAAAGGTCGTTTTTATGCTCTTCCTCAAGCGCCGCAACAGTATAAGCAGTTGTTGATGGCGTCTGGATTTGATCGTTATTTTCAGATTGCACCTTGTTTTCGAGATGAAGATCCTAGGGCTGATAGGCTTCCGGGGGAATTTTATCAGCTTGATGTGGAAATGAGTTTTGTAGAGCAAGAAGATATCTTGAATACTATGGAAAATGTTGTACGTGGTCTTTTCGAAGAGTTTTCTGGGGAAAATACTCTGAACAATAATTTCCCGAGGATTAGCTATGATGATGCTATTCGTAAATATGGTACAGATAAACCTGATTTGCGTAATCCTATCGTTATGAGTAATGTTACGGAATACTTTGTCAATTCTGATTTTCAGATGTTTTCTAAGATGTTATCTGCTAATCCGGGGTATGAAGTATGGGCAATTCCTGCTAAAAAAGCTGGGAAACGCGCTTTTTGTGATAGGATGAATGAGTGGGCAAAGTCACAAAAGCAACCTGGTCTTGCTTATATTTTTTGGCGTTTGGATGAAAATGGTAATGTAAGAGGGGCAGGTCCTGTTGCAAAGAATCTAAATATTGAAAAAACAGAGTCTATGCGTGTGTTCCTTGATATGCAAGATGGAGATGCATGTTTCTTGATTGCAGGAGATCCTTTAAAATTTCGTGGGTTTGCTGCGGATTCTCGCAATTACATTGCACAAGAACTAGCAATAATTGATTATAACCGTTTTGAATTATGTTGGATTGTAAATTTCCCTTTCTATGAGTGGAATGAAGAAGAGAAGAAAATAGATTTTGCTCACAATCCATTTTCCATGCCTCAAGGAGGGATAGAAGCTCTTAAAGGAGATGATCTTTTATCTGTTAAAGCGTTTCAATATGATTTAGTTTGCAATGGCTTTGAAATTGCTTCAGGAGGAATTCGCAATCATATGTTTGATACGATGATTCAGGCTTTTTCTAATGTTGGAATAAGCAAAGAGACTGTTGAAAGTCGTTTTGGAGGATTATATCGTGCGTTTCAATGTGGAATGCCTCCACATGGAGGGATGGCTGCGGGGATTGATCGTATAGTGATGCTTCTCTTAAAGGCGGAGAGTGTGCGAGATGTATCCTTATTCCCGATGAACCAAAGTTTTTGCGATCTTCTTATGGGGTCTCCATCAGATGCAACCGCTAAGCAGTTGCGTGAATTGGGATTGCGTATAGTAGAAGATCCTAACAAAAACCTTAAATAA
- a CDS encoding 50S ribosomal protein L25/general stress protein Ctc: MDQEECKMNAVIRENFGKGSSRLLRRNGQIPAIIYGNKSDPQPIALSIKDISQKLHRKNFMTNVLTLNIGKEAIQVIPKEYQLNPVSDTLIHMDFLRVSEDSIVSVHVPVRFINENKSVGLKQGGNLNIICHEASLLCPANMIPDSITVDLDGLKIGDSIHMKDIILPENISPVSHLNFTIATITAPTSSSS; the protein is encoded by the coding sequence ATGGATCAAGAAGAATGCAAAATGAACGCGGTAATTCGTGAAAATTTTGGCAAAGGAAGCTCTCGTTTATTGCGTAGAAACGGTCAGATCCCTGCCATCATCTATGGCAATAAGTCCGATCCTCAACCAATTGCATTATCAATAAAAGACATATCCCAGAAGCTACATAGAAAAAATTTTATGACAAATGTACTCACTCTTAACATTGGGAAAGAAGCAATCCAAGTCATTCCAAAAGAATATCAGCTTAATCCTGTGAGTGATACCCTTATCCATATGGATTTTTTACGGGTATCCGAAGACTCTATTGTTTCTGTGCATGTTCCCGTTCGTTTTATTAATGAAAATAAATCAGTCGGACTAAAACAAGGAGGAAACCTGAATATAATTTGCCATGAAGCCTCCTTACTTTGCCCAGCGAATATGATTCCTGATTCAATCACAGTTGATCTTGATGGCCTGAAGATTGGCGATAGCATTCACATGAAAGATATAATCCTTCCTGAAAATATTTCACCTGTGTCACATCTGAATTTTACGATAGCTACAATCACCGCTCCTACATCAAGCTCCTCATAG
- a CDS encoding CarD family transcriptional regulator, with amino-acid sequence MTVQKKRDAMRQGFKTGENIVYPAHGVGTITEIKEQEVAGMKLEFFVIAFDKDKMCLKVPVEKAINIGMRKLSEAHFVERALKLVRGKARVKRAMWSRRAQEYDAKINSGDLIAIAEVVRDLYRTDSQPEKSYSERQLYESALNRMVREVAAVNSISEPEAINLIEINLSSKSSKTEKSTSEDQVKAA; translated from the coding sequence ATGACAGTCCAAAAAAAAAGAGATGCGATGCGCCAGGGATTTAAAACTGGAGAAAACATTGTTTATCCTGCCCATGGAGTGGGAACCATCACAGAGATAAAAGAACAAGAAGTAGCTGGCATGAAGCTGGAATTTTTTGTGATTGCATTTGATAAGGATAAAATGTGCCTTAAAGTTCCAGTAGAAAAAGCAATTAATATTGGTATGCGAAAGCTATCAGAAGCACACTTTGTAGAAAGAGCACTAAAACTGGTACGCGGGAAAGCTAGAGTCAAACGTGCAATGTGGTCTCGTCGTGCACAAGAGTACGATGCTAAAATTAACTCCGGGGATCTAATCGCTATTGCAGAAGTTGTTCGTGACCTATACCGGACAGATAGCCAGCCCGAAAAATCATATTCTGAGCGCCAATTATATGAGTCTGCTCTCAATCGCATGGTTAGAGAAGTAGCCGCTGTAAACAGTATATCTGAGCCAGAAGCTATTAATCTCATTGAAATTAACCTTTCTTCGAAAAGCTCTAAAACAGAAAAATCAACCAGCGAGGATCAAGTTAAAGCAGCTTAG
- the fdxA gene encoding ferredoxin FdxA produces the protein MTYVVTENCISCKHTDCVEVCPVDCFYEGENFLVIHPDECIDCGVCEPECPVNAIKSDTEPGIEMWLKINSEYSTQWPNITEKKESLPNATEMDGIPQKYEKYFSPNPGKSTATIK, from the coding sequence ATGACATACGTCGTCACTGAAAATTGCATCTCGTGTAAACATACAGATTGCGTAGAAGTTTGCCCAGTTGACTGTTTCTACGAAGGAGAAAATTTCTTAGTAATCCATCCAGATGAGTGTATAGATTGTGGAGTATGCGAACCTGAATGCCCCGTCAATGCTATTAAGTCTGATACCGAACCGGGGATAGAAATGTGGTTAAAAATAAATTCAGAGTATTCTACTCAATGGCCCAATATCACAGAGAAAAAAGAAAGTCTCCCTAACGCAACAGAAATGGATGGAATCCCCCAAAAATACGAAAAGTATTTCTCTCCTAACCCTGGAAAATCAACTGCCACCATCAAGTAA
- a CDS encoding TerC family protein translates to MFFGWIYDYYVWIGLATLIALELVLGVDNLIFITLLTEKLPLAQRGKALVFGLSFAMISRIAILASISYWIGIFQTPLFFFRELSFSGRDIILIFGGFFLLFKGTIELHERLEGDGFDKKHKFVSPVSWQIIVLQIVVLDFIFSLDSVVTAIGIVQDFSVMAIAVVVSALMMMAVSKPMINYISRHTTVVILCLGFLLMIGFLLIIEGLHFDIPKGYLYASIGFSGIIEFFNQLAKRNRERLMSTSRLRARTADAVLRLLGGNPRQSQCINPHSDNFALSQNKKHIISDQEKDMVQSVLTLADRPAKSIMTPRTDIVWLDVNCLDEDCQGKVLELGHSRFPIAKGSLDNFIGIVSARNLLRDFLEEGPIDLKRSIRKPLVVHENISVLKLMERLRKSSQTFVMVLDEYGVLEGMITPANILEAIAGDFPDEDDKKLDITVGEDGSLTVDGWIDVRYASKLFGVDLVDQDDRYSTLAGFILWKLGHLPQEKEVFMEMNLKFEIIRLEGHNIDRVKISGLQKLDG, encoded by the coding sequence ATGTTTTTTGGTTGGATATACGATTATTACGTATGGATTGGTCTTGCTACTCTGATAGCTCTTGAGCTTGTTCTTGGAGTAGACAATCTTATATTTATTACTCTATTAACGGAGAAGTTGCCTCTTGCGCAAAGGGGAAAGGCACTGGTATTTGGTCTGAGCTTTGCGATGATATCTCGGATTGCTATTCTTGCGTCTATATCTTATTGGATAGGGATATTCCAAACGCCGTTGTTTTTTTTTAGAGAGTTATCGTTTTCTGGACGTGATATTATATTGATTTTTGGTGGTTTTTTTTTGTTATTCAAGGGGACCATAGAGCTACATGAAAGATTAGAAGGAGATGGATTTGACAAAAAACATAAATTTGTCAGCCCAGTTTCTTGGCAGATAATTGTTTTACAAATCGTTGTTCTAGATTTTATTTTTTCGCTAGATAGCGTAGTGACTGCGATCGGTATAGTACAAGATTTTTCTGTCATGGCTATTGCTGTAGTTGTATCTGCGTTAATGATGATGGCAGTATCTAAGCCAATGATAAATTATATTTCACGACATACTACTGTCGTTATACTTTGTCTTGGTTTTTTGTTGATGATTGGTTTCTTGCTCATTATAGAGGGATTGCATTTTGATATCCCTAAAGGATACCTTTACGCTTCTATCGGTTTTTCTGGTATTATTGAATTTTTTAATCAGTTAGCGAAACGCAATCGTGAACGTCTTATGTCTACTTCACGTTTGAGGGCGCGTACTGCTGATGCTGTGTTGCGTTTATTGGGAGGGAACCCTAGGCAATCGCAATGTATCAATCCTCATTCTGATAATTTTGCATTGTCACAAAATAAAAAACATATCATATCAGATCAGGAAAAAGATATGGTTCAAAGTGTTTTAACTCTTGCAGATCGCCCAGCAAAGTCCATCATGACACCTCGTACGGATATTGTATGGCTTGATGTAAATTGTCTTGATGAGGATTGTCAAGGGAAAGTCCTTGAATTAGGGCATTCACGATTCCCGATTGCTAAAGGAAGTTTGGATAATTTTATTGGAATAGTGTCTGCACGCAATTTATTGAGAGATTTTCTTGAAGAGGGTCCTATAGATTTGAAAAGGTCTATTAGAAAACCATTGGTTGTTCATGAAAATATCAGTGTTTTGAAATTAATGGAGCGTTTGCGTAAGTCTTCGCAAACGTTCGTGATGGTTTTAGATGAATATGGTGTTTTAGAAGGTATGATCACACCTGCTAATATTTTGGAAGCTATTGCAGGAGATTTCCCAGATGAAGATGATAAAAAACTTGATATTACCGTAGGAGAAGATGGTTCTTTGACGGTTGATGGTTGGATTGATGTACGATATGCATCAAAATTATTTGGTGTTGATTTAGTAGATCAAGACGATCGATATTCTACATTAGCTGGATTCATTCTTTGGAAGCTTGGGCACTTACCTCAAGAAAAAGAGGTTTTCATGGAAATGAATCTCAAATTTGAAATTATACGACTAGAAGGTCACAATATTGATCGTGTAAAAATTAGTGGGCTGCAAAAATTAGATGGTTGA